The genomic interval TGTTCCCCAAGGAAAAAATAACTGTACTCGACCGGCATCCACAGCGAAAACCCGGATTCATCGAGATAGAACAAGTCGATTTCGCCCACGGCGGCTGACCATTGCAACATCTCTAAGTCCGCCAGTTTCTTCGCTTTTTCGAGCGGGTCTTGTTTGCCTCGGTGACTGTGGCGCGTACGCTTCCAAATCACCCCTTTTTTTTGAGCACCTGTCTGAGATGGTCGGCACTCAACTGCACGTGCCGCTCGGTGGCTAACTTGTGAGCGAGTTGTTGGCTATTGTAGGTGTGCTGGTCATCTCGTAAGCAGGCCTCTAGGTACGCGATGTCCTCCGGTTGCCAGCGGCGTTGCGCTCCGGGTCGGGGCGCATCCCAGAGTCCACCCAGTCCCCGCGCTTGCCAGCGCTGCAAGGTTTCTCGCACTGTCCGCTCGTTCCAGTTGAGAAAAGCCGCGATTTTTTCGACATACATGCCGTGATGGCTCAAACGAACTGCTGTCGCTCGGTCTTTCACACGCTGTGGCACGGTGGTCGCAGTGCGAAGCTCAAACAAAGTGCGCTCTTCAGCAGCATTCAGAAAAAGGCGTAAGCGGGCCCCCATATGCTGCACCTCCCAATCGTTGAAATCGCTACCTCCATCTAACTTTACATACCGGAACCTTTCAAGCCTGATCTACTTAATAAGAGCGAAAGTAATGCCCAAAGCCTGTTTGGTGTCCATCAGATCCCAAGCGACAACCAAATTCGGAACCTGTTAGATCCCGTGTCACCTGAGCACGTTTTTCCTGTGTTTGAGGCAAGCTTGCAGGTGCTAGAACAGCAGGGGCAGTTAGAGGGTTTGCGCTCGGTGGCGGATACTCTGTTGATTGCCATCAATGGCACCGAATACTTCAGTTCGAGCCAGATCCACTGCTCAAACTGTTCAAAGCGCACGCTGAAGTCGGGAGAAACCCACTACTGACCTAGCGTCATCACGCCGATCGTCGGTTGTCCGGGGCAGGCTCATGTAATTCCGTTGGTGCCTCAATTCATCGTGCCTCAGGATTCGGAGGGTTTCCCCCGTTGAGCGAACTGGCGTGACTAAGAAAGGTTAAAGGGAAAATATTTGTTTTTCCCTTACAATTTTGCCTTGTCCCAATCCCCAATCATCATAATTTCCTCAGAAAGCCCTTAGATTTCTTCTTTATCTTCATAGTGTCAACAAGATCAGCACTGGCATGATAGCACCGCTGTTTCAGCGACTGACAAAACCCAGTCTAATGCAGCATTCTAAGCACCCAAATATAGATCATCAGGAGGCTTAAAATTATGGCACTCGTTCGTTGGGAACCTTTCCGAGAAGTTGAAAGTTTGCAGCGGCAGTTAAACCGCTTGTTTGATGAAATAGCACCG from Kovacikia minuta CCNUW1 carries:
- a CDS encoding helix-turn-helix domain-containing protein gives rise to the protein MGARLRLFLNAAEERTLFELRTATTVPQRVKDRATAVRLSHHGMYVEKIAAFLNWNERTVRETLQRWQARGLGGLWDAPRPGAQRRWQPEDIAYLEACLRDDQHTYNSQQLAHKLATERHVQLSADHLRQVLKKKG